From Streptomyces sp. NBC_00775, one genomic window encodes:
- the ureA gene encoding urease subunit gamma gives MRLTPTERDRLLLFSAAELARARKARGLRLNVPEATALIADTVCEAARDGRRLAEAIEAARSVLGPDDVLPGVADVVTEVHVEAVFDDGSRLAVVSDPIGAGGLGERGPGALLPGPVHTEPGAVVRLTVTNTATVPVSVTSHFHFFEANPRLDFVRETAYGRRLAVPAGSSVRFGPGESVEVGLVPIGGERIAIGFAGLVDGPLDAPGAKEEALRRAAACGYLGAEPLGAEPQGADSQGADSQGADR, from the coding sequence GTGAGACTGACCCCCACGGAACGTGACCGGCTGCTGCTGTTCTCGGCCGCCGAACTGGCCCGGGCCCGCAAGGCGCGCGGCCTCAGGCTCAATGTGCCGGAGGCGACCGCGCTCATCGCGGACACCGTGTGCGAGGCCGCCCGCGACGGGCGCCGGCTCGCCGAGGCCATCGAGGCGGCCCGCTCCGTGCTCGGCCCCGACGACGTCCTGCCGGGCGTCGCGGACGTCGTCACCGAGGTGCATGTCGAGGCCGTCTTCGACGACGGTTCCCGGCTCGCGGTGGTGAGCGATCCCATCGGCGCGGGCGGCCTGGGGGAGCGGGGCCCGGGTGCGCTGCTGCCGGGGCCGGTGCACACCGAGCCCGGGGCGGTCGTCCGCCTGACGGTGACGAACACCGCGACCGTGCCCGTCTCCGTGACCTCCCACTTCCACTTCTTCGAAGCCAATCCGCGCCTCGACTTCGTACGGGAGACGGCTTACGGGAGGCGGCTCGCCGTGCCCGCCGGGTCGTCCGTGCGCTTCGGGCCGGGGGAGAGCGTCGAGGTCGGGCTCGTGCCGATCGGCGGCGAGCGGATCGCCATCGGGTTCGCCGGTCTGGTCGACGGGCCGCTGGACGCGCCCGGAGCGAAGGAAGAAGCCCTGCGCAGGGCCGCCGCCTGCGGATATCTCGGAGCCGAGCCTCTGGGAGCCGAGCCTCAGGGGGCGGATTCTCAGGGAGCCGATTCTCAGGGAGCAGACCGATGA
- a CDS encoding cytosine permease: protein MPIEQRGVDTIPDEERTSGPRDLMSILLGSNLCLGVIIFGWLPPSFGLDWWSSVSSIVAGTVIGTALTAPLALVSLRTATNLSTSSGAQFGVRGRLVGSVVGLLLALGYTALTVWIGGDVMVSVLGRLFGLPDNGLSYAVVYGLLAAATVAGAVYGYRVLLAMSRVLAIGMTALLVVGVIAYAPHFTTGALPETGGYLLGSFWPTWLLAAVAAGLSGPIAFITLLGDYTRYISPKRHSSRTVLHATWLGLIAGLLVPQLFGTFTAYAARAALDYAGPLVAASPTWYLIPLLLAASAGSVGNAGLMLYSMGLDLDAILPRASRARATCTVAVVATVCVFVGHYAWNAQSAMTSFVLLLTAIGTPWAVITLIGFARCRGVYDPDALQVFNRRSRGGIYWYRGGWNIQAVVAWALGAFTGLLAVSLPSYEGPLLSVTGGVDCSFLLSGVVGGLVYLALTPRQASAGLQAREELAPAESGR from the coding sequence ATGCCGATCGAACAGCGCGGAGTCGACACCATCCCGGACGAGGAGCGCACCAGCGGGCCACGGGATCTGATGTCGATCCTGCTGGGCTCCAACCTCTGCCTGGGCGTGATCATCTTCGGCTGGCTGCCGCCGTCCTTCGGGCTCGACTGGTGGTCGTCGGTGAGCTCGATCGTGGCGGGCACGGTGATCGGCACGGCACTGACGGCGCCGCTCGCCCTGGTGTCACTCCGTACCGCGACGAACCTCTCCACCTCCTCCGGCGCCCAGTTCGGCGTACGGGGACGGCTGGTCGGCTCGGTCGTCGGCCTGCTCCTCGCGCTCGGCTACACCGCGCTGACCGTGTGGATCGGCGGCGATGTGATGGTGAGCGTGCTCGGCCGGCTCTTCGGGCTGCCGGACAACGGACTGTCGTACGCCGTCGTCTACGGGCTGCTGGCGGCGGCGACAGTGGCGGGCGCGGTGTACGGCTACCGGGTGCTGCTGGCCATGTCCCGCGTCCTGGCGATCGGCATGACGGCCCTGCTGGTCGTCGGCGTGATCGCGTACGCCCCGCACTTCACCACCGGAGCGCTCCCGGAGACCGGCGGCTATCTGCTCGGCTCCTTCTGGCCGACGTGGCTGCTGGCGGCGGTGGCGGCGGGCCTGTCGGGCCCCATCGCCTTCATCACCCTGCTCGGCGACTACACCCGCTACATCTCCCCGAAGCGCCACTCCTCCCGCACGGTCCTGCACGCCACCTGGCTGGGCCTGATCGCCGGTCTCCTGGTCCCGCAGCTCTTCGGCACCTTCACGGCGTACGCGGCCCGCGCGGCCCTCGACTACGCCGGCCCGCTGGTCGCCGCGTCCCCCACCTGGTACCTGATCCCGCTGCTGCTGGCCGCCTCCGCGGGCTCGGTCGGCAACGCGGGACTCATGCTCTACTCCATGGGCCTCGACCTCGACGCGATCCTGCCCCGCGCCTCGCGTGCCCGGGCCACCTGTACCGTCGCCGTCGTCGCCACCGTCTGCGTCTTCGTCGGCCACTACGCGTGGAACGCGCAGTCCGCGATGACGTCCTTCGTGCTCCTGCTCACGGCGATCGGCACCCCCTGGGCCGTCATCACCCTCATCGGCTTCGCCCGCTGCCGCGGCGTCTACGACCCGGACGCCCTCCAGGTCTTCAACCGCCGCTCGCGGGGCGGCATCTACTGGTACCGGGGCGGCTGGAACATCCAGGCCGTGGTGGCGTGGGCCCTCGGCGCGTTCACCGGTCTCCTCGCGGTGTCCCTCCCCTCGTACGAGGGTCCGCTGCTGTCGGTGACGGGCGGGGTGGACTGCAGCTTCCTGCTGTCGGGCGTGGTCGGCGGTCTGGTGTACCTCGCGCTCACGCCCCGGCAGGCGTCAGCCGGTCTCCAGGCCCGGGAGGAACTCGCTCCCGCCGAAAGCGGGCGGTAG
- a CDS encoding branched-chain amino acid aminotransferase, producing the protein MTQPTIELKPSASPLSDAEREAILANPGFGRHFTDHMVTIKWTEGRGWHDGQLVPYGPLSLDPANMTLHYAQEIFEGLKAYRQADGSVATFRPDKNAKRFQASARRLGMPELPVETFIEACDVLVQQDRDWVPAHGGEESLYLRPFMIATEVGLGVKPANEYLFLVIASPAGAYFPGGVKPVSIWVSEDHVRAVPGGMGDAKTGGNYAASLLAQAEAAAEGCAQVCYLDAVERKWIEELGGMNLYFVYGDKIVTPTLTGSILEGVTRDSLLTLARDLGYEAEEGRVSIDQWQRDAENGTLAEVFACGTAAVITPVGTVKRTGAEWQQAGGEPGKVTLRLREALLDIQRGVSEDKHGWMHPLA; encoded by the coding sequence ATGACGCAGCCCACGATCGAGCTCAAGCCCTCCGCCAGTCCGCTCTCCGACGCGGAGCGCGAGGCGATCCTGGCCAACCCCGGGTTCGGCCGCCACTTCACCGACCACATGGTGACGATCAAGTGGACGGAGGGCCGTGGCTGGCACGACGGCCAGCTCGTTCCGTACGGTCCGCTCTCCCTCGACCCGGCGAACATGACCCTGCACTACGCGCAGGAGATCTTCGAGGGCCTCAAGGCGTACCGCCAGGCCGACGGCTCCGTCGCCACCTTCCGCCCCGACAAGAACGCCAAGCGCTTTCAGGCCTCCGCCCGCCGCCTCGGCATGCCGGAGCTTCCGGTGGAGACGTTCATCGAGGCGTGCGACGTGCTGGTCCAGCAGGACCGCGACTGGGTCCCGGCGCACGGCGGCGAGGAGTCCCTGTACCTGCGCCCGTTCATGATCGCGACCGAGGTCGGCCTGGGCGTGAAGCCCGCCAACGAGTACCTCTTCCTCGTCATCGCCTCGCCGGCCGGCGCCTACTTCCCGGGCGGCGTCAAGCCCGTCTCCATCTGGGTCTCCGAGGACCACGTCCGCGCCGTGCCCGGCGGCATGGGCGACGCCAAGACCGGCGGCAACTACGCCGCGTCCCTGCTCGCCCAGGCCGAGGCGGCCGCCGAGGGCTGCGCCCAGGTCTGCTACCTGGACGCCGTCGAGCGCAAGTGGATCGAGGAACTCGGCGGTATGAACCTGTACTTCGTGTACGGCGACAAGATCGTCACGCCGACCCTCACCGGCTCCATCCTGGAGGGCGTCACCCGTGACTCCCTCCTCACCCTCGCCCGCGACCTCGGTTACGAGGCCGAGGAGGGGCGCGTCTCCATCGACCAGTGGCAGCGCGACGCGGAGAACGGCACGCTGGCGGAGGTCTTCGCCTGCGGCACCGCCGCCGTCATCACCCCCGTCGGCACCGTCAAGCGCACCGGCGCCGAGTGGCAGCAGGCCGGCGGGGAGCCCGGCAAGGTCACGCTGCGGCTGCGCGAGGCGCTCCTCGACATCCAGCGCGGGGTCAGCGAGGACAAGCACGGCTGGATGCACCCGCTGGCCTGA
- a CDS encoding 3-isopropylmalate dehydrogenase, translating into MSRSINLAVIPGDGIGQEVVAQGLKVLSAVLPQDVKLETKEFDFGAKRYHATGETLTEADLDALKQHDAILLGAIGDPSVPSGVLERGFLLKLRFAFDHHVNLRPSKLLPGVATPLAGQPEIDFVVVREGTEGPYTGNGGTIRKGTPHEVATEVSVNTAFGVERVVRDAFARAQARPRKKLTLVHKNNVLTFAGHLWTNIFNQVAKEFPEVTTDYIHVDAATIYLVTDPARFDVIVTDNLFGDIITDLAAAVSGGIGVAASGNINPSGEFPSMFEPVHGSAPDIAGQGKADPSATVLSVALLLRHLGYEPEAARIEDAVAADLAERVGQPARSTQEIGDALAVRVAG; encoded by the coding sequence ATGTCTCGCAGCATCAATCTCGCAGTGATCCCCGGTGATGGCATCGGCCAGGAGGTCGTGGCCCAGGGACTCAAGGTCCTCTCCGCCGTCCTCCCGCAGGATGTGAAGCTGGAGACCAAGGAGTTCGACTTCGGCGCCAAGCGGTACCACGCCACCGGTGAGACCCTCACCGAGGCGGACCTGGACGCCCTGAAGCAGCACGACGCGATCCTGCTCGGCGCGATCGGCGACCCCTCGGTTCCGTCCGGCGTCCTGGAGCGCGGCTTCCTGCTGAAACTGCGCTTCGCCTTCGACCACCACGTCAACCTGCGGCCGTCGAAGCTCCTCCCGGGTGTCGCCACCCCGCTGGCAGGGCAGCCCGAGATCGACTTCGTCGTGGTCCGCGAGGGCACCGAGGGCCCGTACACCGGCAACGGCGGCACCATCCGCAAGGGCACCCCGCACGAGGTCGCCACCGAGGTCTCCGTCAACACGGCGTTCGGTGTCGAGCGTGTCGTCCGGGACGCCTTCGCCCGTGCCCAGGCCCGTCCGCGCAAGAAGCTGACGCTGGTTCACAAGAACAACGTGCTGACCTTCGCGGGCCACCTCTGGACGAACATCTTCAACCAGGTGGCCAAGGAGTTCCCCGAGGTCACCACGGACTACATCCACGTGGACGCCGCGACGATCTACCTCGTCACGGACCCCGCGCGCTTCGACGTGATCGTCACCGACAACCTCTTCGGCGACATCATCACCGACCTCGCCGCGGCCGTCTCCGGCGGCATCGGCGTCGCCGCCTCCGGCAACATCAACCCGAGCGGCGAGTTCCCCTCGATGTTCGAGCCCGTCCACGGCTCGGCGCCCGACATCGCGGGCCAGGGCAAGGCCGACCCCAGCGCCACCGTCCTGTCCGTCGCCCTCCTGCTGCGCCACCTCGGCTACGAGCCCGAGGCCGCCCGCATCGAGGACGCCGTCGCCGCCGACCTCGCCGAGCGCGTGGGGCAGCCCGCCCGCTCCACCCAGGAAATCGGCGACGCCCTGGCCGTACGAGTAGCTGGCTGA
- a CDS encoding purple acid phosphatase family protein, giving the protein MDTPDVGIPPQLARRMSMAEQYEYLRTKLTRRRALVTAGAFAGGGLLAGCATGTKSPSPSSTTTPSPATSRVPGSVVTPFGRHLAFGADPKTQMRISWQVPFAVRKPYVRVGLKPWGLSRKIEAEVRDLHTPGLAGQRLALDQYYLHAALDGLRPGTTYYYGVGHEGFDPASRDRHSTVGSFRTAPASSEKFVFTAFGDQGVTPDALANDKVLLGRQPSFHLHAGDICYADVVGLGKDSDVYDPGAWDLFLKQTESVAKSVPWMVTTGNHDMEAWYSPNGYGGQSARWSLPDNGFDARNAPGVYSFTYGNVGIVALDANDVSYEIPANKGYTDGKQTAWLDKRLGELRKQVDFVVVFFHHCAYSTSTHASDGGVRDAWLPLFAKHQVDLVINGHNHVYERTDAIKGGTVGKPVPVGASTDPTRDGIVYVTAGGAGKSLYRFPAGVKDSYEGKVTRHESVDTYHWTKSQQQNKDTVEWSRVRYTGFSFLSVEAEAGTSPRLKVSALAQSGKRIDYFEVRRGA; this is encoded by the coding sequence ATGGACACACCCGACGTCGGCATTCCCCCGCAGCTCGCGCGCCGGATGAGCATGGCGGAGCAGTACGAGTATCTGCGGACGAAGCTCACGCGGCGGCGCGCGCTGGTCACGGCGGGCGCGTTCGCGGGCGGCGGGCTGCTGGCCGGCTGCGCCACGGGCACCAAGAGCCCCTCCCCCTCGTCCACCACGACGCCGAGCCCCGCCACGAGCCGCGTACCCGGTTCCGTCGTCACGCCCTTCGGCCGTCACCTCGCCTTCGGCGCGGACCCGAAGACGCAGATGCGGATCTCCTGGCAGGTGCCGTTCGCGGTCAGGAAGCCGTACGTACGGGTGGGGTTGAAGCCCTGGGGGCTGAGCCGGAAGATCGAGGCCGAGGTCCGCGATCTGCACACGCCGGGGCTGGCGGGGCAGCGGCTCGCGCTGGACCAGTACTACCTCCACGCGGCGCTCGACGGTCTGCGCCCCGGGACGACGTACTACTACGGCGTCGGCCACGAGGGATTCGATCCCGCGTCCCGGGATCGGCACTCCACGGTCGGCTCCTTCCGCACGGCGCCCGCGAGCTCCGAGAAGTTCGTGTTCACCGCCTTCGGCGACCAGGGCGTCACCCCGGACGCGCTCGCCAACGACAAGGTGCTCCTCGGCCGGCAGCCGTCCTTCCATCTGCACGCGGGCGACATCTGCTACGCGGACGTGGTCGGCCTGGGCAAGGACTCGGACGTCTACGACCCCGGCGCCTGGGACCTGTTCCTCAAGCAGACCGAGTCGGTGGCGAAGTCGGTTCCGTGGATGGTGACGACCGGCAACCACGACATGGAGGCCTGGTACTCGCCGAACGGGTACGGCGGCCAGTCGGCCCGCTGGTCACTCCCGGACAACGGCTTCGACGCGCGCAACGCGCCGGGCGTCTACTCGTTCACGTACGGCAATGTCGGGATCGTGGCGCTGGACGCGAACGACGTGTCGTACGAGATCCCCGCCAACAAGGGCTACACGGACGGCAAGCAGACGGCCTGGCTCGACAAGCGGCTCGGTGAACTGCGTAAGCAGGTCGACTTCGTCGTGGTGTTCTTCCACCACTGCGCCTACTCGACGTCGACGCACGCCTCCGACGGGGGTGTGCGGGACGCCTGGCTGCCGCTGTTCGCCAAGCACCAGGTGGACCTGGTGATCAACGGGCACAACCACGTGTACGAGCGGACCGACGCCATCAAGGGCGGCACGGTGGGCAAGCCGGTGCCGGTCGGCGCGTCGACCGATCCCACGCGGGACGGGATCGTGTACGTCACGGCGGGCGGCGCGGGCAAGAGCCTGTACAGGTTCCCCGCCGGGGTCAAGGACAGCTACGAGGGGAAGGTCACCCGCCACGAGTCCGTGGACACCTACCACTGGACGAAGTCGCAGCAGCAGAACAAGGACACCGTGGAGTGGTCGCGGGTGCGGTACACCGGCTTCTCCTTCCTCTCGGTGGAGGCGGAGGCCGGCACGTCACCGCGGCTCAAGGTGTCGGCGCTCGCGCAGAGCGGCAAGCGCATCGACTACTTCGAGGTGCGGCGCGGGGCGTGA
- a CDS encoding MFS transporter, with product MLDSRQRGTALLVAGCFFMEMLDGTIVSTAAPRIAADLHTTPASVGLIITAYLVTLAVLIPLSGWLTARFGPRRVFLAAITVFTVASLACAFVPNLGVLVAMRVVQGAGGAMMVPVGRLVVLAGTAKQDLPRAVAYIVWPGLAAPVLAPLLGGVITTYASWHWIFLLNVPLGALAFLVARRLITPGAPGETPPLDIAGVLLTCTGLAALTWTAHLVSEARSTPVEAAVTGVIAVVVLAVAVRHLLRTEHPLVNLRTLDVPSFRASALDGSLYMAVVSAVPFLLPLLFQEVFGWSAVKSGAVVLFVFVGNIGIKPATTYLINRFGFRPLLIVSTLGLAVATAGCALFTAATPVAVIAVVAALGGVARSVGLTGYSTIAFSETRPERLRDANALFATSHQLAAGLGVAIAAVALRGGAELTDGPRSAYAVAFVVLGALCLLPTAGALRLHPAAGDAVRTVVPGQRGVTQSTVSDSRKSE from the coding sequence ATGTTGGATTCGCGCCAGCGCGGTACCGCGCTCCTGGTCGCGGGCTGCTTCTTCATGGAGATGCTGGACGGCACGATCGTGTCCACCGCCGCTCCGCGGATAGCCGCAGACCTGCACACGACCCCCGCCTCCGTGGGCCTGATCATCACGGCCTACCTCGTCACCCTCGCCGTCCTCATCCCCCTCTCCGGCTGGCTCACCGCCCGCTTCGGCCCGCGCCGGGTCTTTCTGGCCGCGATCACGGTCTTCACCGTCGCCTCCCTGGCCTGCGCCTTCGTGCCCAACCTCGGCGTGCTGGTCGCGATGCGTGTCGTCCAGGGCGCGGGCGGCGCGATGATGGTGCCGGTCGGCCGGCTCGTCGTCCTCGCCGGCACCGCCAAGCAGGATCTGCCGCGCGCGGTCGCGTACATCGTGTGGCCCGGGCTCGCCGCCCCGGTGCTCGCGCCGCTGCTCGGCGGCGTGATCACCACGTACGCCTCCTGGCACTGGATCTTCCTCCTGAACGTGCCCCTCGGCGCCCTGGCCTTCCTCGTCGCACGCCGCCTGATCACGCCGGGCGCGCCGGGGGAGACACCGCCGCTCGACATCGCCGGCGTCCTGCTCACCTGCACCGGCCTGGCGGCTCTGACCTGGACCGCGCACCTGGTCTCCGAGGCGCGGAGCACTCCGGTGGAGGCGGCGGTGACCGGGGTGATCGCCGTCGTCGTCCTCGCGGTGGCGGTACGGCATCTGCTGCGCACCGAGCACCCGCTGGTGAACCTCCGCACCCTGGACGTCCCGTCCTTCCGGGCCTCGGCGCTCGACGGCTCGCTCTACATGGCGGTCGTCAGCGCCGTCCCCTTCCTTCTGCCCCTGCTCTTCCAGGAGGTCTTCGGGTGGAGCGCGGTGAAGTCGGGCGCGGTCGTGCTCTTCGTCTTCGTGGGCAACATCGGGATCAAGCCCGCGACGACGTATCTGATCAACCGGTTCGGTTTCCGGCCGCTGCTGATCGTCTCCACGCTGGGACTGGCCGTGGCGACCGCGGGCTGCGCGCTGTTCACCGCGGCGACGCCGGTCGCGGTGATCGCGGTCGTCGCGGCGCTCGGCGGTGTCGCCCGCTCGGTCGGCCTCACCGGCTACTCGACGATCGCCTTCAGCGAGACACGGCCGGAGCGGCTGCGCGACGCCAACGCCCTCTTCGCGACCTCCCATCAACTGGCCGCGGGCCTGGGTGTCGCCATCGCCGCGGTCGCACTGCGCGGGGGCGCGGAGCTGACGGACGGCCCGCGCTCGGCGTACGCCGTCGCGTTTGTGGTGCTCGGCGCGCTCTGCCTGCTGCCGACGGCGGGCGCCCTGCGGCTGCATCCCGCGGCGGGTGACGCCGTACGAACTGTCGTCCCAGGTCAGAGGGGTGTGACCCAATCCACCGTCTCAGATAGTAGGAAGTCCGAGTAA
- a CDS encoding LysR family transcriptional regulator, with protein MQQSPQSPDGAPPLPDMNLLPALDALLRAGGVAGAAAELNVSPSAMSRTLGRLRRVVGDPLLVPSGRGLTLTPRAHEMQPRVQAALAAAVAALRPPREVELATLRREFRIRTNDGVALSLGAPLLALAAREAPGVRLRLLPEGDEDPADLRTHVDLDVGELPDPLPHDVRSSALHEHRYVAIARADAEFARGPLTAARFARLPHITVTRRGRTHSVVDERLAELGLHRDILATAPTYAAACFFALRTDALALVPSEVATEASRVMPLAVLEIPLDLPTVASGQAWHVRLDTDPAHRWLRGALARVAEGVGGG; from the coding sequence ATGCAGCAGTCGCCTCAGTCGCCCGATGGGGCACCCCCACTCCCCGACATGAACCTCCTGCCCGCCCTCGACGCCCTGCTCCGCGCGGGCGGTGTCGCGGGCGCGGCGGCCGAGCTGAACGTGTCCCCCTCGGCGATGAGCCGCACCCTGGGCCGGCTGCGCCGGGTGGTCGGCGACCCCCTCCTCGTACCGTCGGGGCGCGGCCTGACCCTCACCCCGCGCGCGCACGAGATGCAGCCCCGGGTGCAGGCGGCGCTCGCGGCCGCGGTGGCGGCGCTACGACCGCCTCGCGAGGTGGAACTCGCCACCCTGAGAAGGGAGTTCAGGATCCGCACCAACGACGGAGTCGCCCTGTCCCTCGGCGCCCCGCTGCTGGCGCTGGCGGCCCGGGAAGCTCCTGGGGTACGGCTGCGGCTGCTGCCGGAGGGCGATGAGGACCCGGCGGACCTGCGCACCCATGTCGACCTGGATGTGGGCGAGTTGCCGGACCCGCTGCCGCACGACGTGCGCAGCAGCGCGCTGCACGAGCACCGCTATGTGGCCATCGCGCGGGCCGACGCCGAGTTCGCGCGCGGACCGCTGACCGCGGCACGGTTCGCCAGGCTGCCGCACATCACGGTGACCCGGCGCGGCCGCACGCACAGCGTGGTCGACGAACGCCTCGCCGAACTCGGCCTGCACCGCGACATCCTGGCCACCGCCCCGACCTACGCCGCCGCCTGCTTCTTCGCCCTCCGCACGGACGCGCTGGCCCTGGTCCCGTCGGAGGTCGCGACAGAGGCGTCCCGCGTGATGCCGCTCGCCGTCCTGGAGATCCCGCTCGACCTGCCGACGGTCGCGTCGGGCCAGGCGTGGCATGTACGGCTGGACACGGACCCTGCGCATCGGTGGCTGCGGGGGGCTTTGGCGCGGGTGGCTGAAGGGGTCGGCGGGGGGTGA
- a CDS encoding serine/threonine-protein kinase, protein MDNATEVFQPLQADDPPVVAGYRLAARLGAGGMGRVYLSHMQGGRPVAIKVVRPELADDPAFRRRFSREIKAAQRVRGAYTAELLDADADGIPPWLATLYVPGPSLAEAVARRGPLPVPAVLWLMAGVAEALQAIHGAGIVHRDLKPSNVLLAADGPRVIDFGISLASDLTSNTATGTAVGTPQFMAPEQATAGEVTAATDVFALGQTAAYAALGEPLYGDGPSPTVLYRIVHSTPDLSVLPAQLRPLIARCLAADPEERATPAEIVEWCRQRLGRDADAGAGPAVWREVTGPEVRVPSPVPDPTQVAPGADPTRAHTLPLLAPPSQPTRPDEPRARRRRTALIATAGVTAGALLLTGMAWRFMDATDRLRHRNAAGASTPGRTGAAGPSASSSASAPASGSGGRTSATSSPSPTASESPRPVAYAGQLLDAKNSLSFGEPTQREDRKGDIRFDCKDVGCALDSDTSVFVQIFGDTGTTLDMCSLLLAHAKSHRLPLAAAAAGTEICVKHSSGDIALLVVQVKSTAVPKLAFTTMDMTVWRAA, encoded by the coding sequence GTGGACAACGCGACTGAGGTGTTCCAGCCACTGCAGGCAGACGATCCGCCCGTGGTGGCCGGCTACCGCCTCGCCGCCCGGCTCGGCGCGGGAGGCATGGGCCGGGTCTACTTGTCGCACATGCAGGGTGGCAGACCGGTGGCCATCAAGGTGGTGCGGCCGGAGCTGGCCGACGACCCGGCCTTCCGGCGGCGGTTCAGCCGGGAGATCAAGGCGGCCCAGCGCGTCCGGGGCGCGTACACCGCCGAGTTGCTCGACGCCGACGCGGACGGCATACCGCCCTGGCTGGCCACGCTGTACGTGCCCGGGCCCTCCCTGGCGGAGGCCGTCGCCCGGCGCGGGCCGCTGCCGGTTCCGGCGGTGCTGTGGCTGATGGCGGGGGTGGCCGAGGCGCTCCAGGCCATCCATGGTGCGGGAATCGTGCACCGGGACCTGAAGCCGTCGAACGTGCTGCTCGCCGCCGACGGACCGCGGGTGATCGACTTCGGCATCTCGCTGGCCTCCGACCTCACCTCGAACACCGCCACGGGCACCGCTGTCGGCACGCCGCAGTTCATGGCTCCCGAGCAGGCGACCGCGGGCGAGGTCACGGCGGCGACCGACGTCTTCGCGCTCGGCCAGACCGCGGCGTACGCGGCGCTGGGCGAGCCGCTGTACGGGGACGGCCCTTCGCCCACCGTGCTGTACCGGATCGTGCACTCGACGCCCGACCTGTCCGTTCTGCCCGCGCAGCTCCGTCCGCTGATCGCCCGGTGCCTCGCCGCCGATCCGGAGGAGCGGGCCACCCCGGCGGAGATCGTCGAGTGGTGCCGGCAGCGGCTGGGCCGGGACGCCGACGCGGGCGCGGGGCCGGCCGTCTGGCGGGAGGTCACCGGGCCGGAGGTGAGGGTTCCGTCTCCGGTCCCCGATCCCACGCAGGTGGCTCCGGGCGCCGATCCCACCCGGGCGCACACGCTGCCGTTGCTCGCGCCGCCGTCGCAGCCGACCCGGCCGGACGAGCCGCGGGCCCGCAGGCGACGCACCGCGCTGATCGCCACCGCCGGTGTGACGGCGGGTGCGCTGCTGCTGACGGGCATGGCGTGGAGGTTCATGGACGCGACGGACCGGCTCCGCCACCGGAACGCTGCCGGCGCCTCGACGCCCGGTCGGACAGGGGCCGCAGGGCCCTCGGCGTCCTCATCGGCCTCCGCGCCGGCCTCTGGGAGCGGTGGCCGGACATCGGCGACATCGAGCCCCTCCCCGACCGCGTCCGAGTCGCCGCGGCCCGTCGCGTACGCCGGACAGTTGCTGGACGCGAAGAACTCACTGTCCTTCGGGGAGCCGACCCAGCGCGAGGACCGCAAGGGGGACATCCGCTTCGACTGCAAGGACGTCGGCTGCGCGCTGGACAGCGACACCAGCGTGTTCGTCCAGATCTTCGGCGATACGGGTACCACGCTCGATATGTGCAGCCTCCTCCTCGCCCACGCCAAGAGCCACCGCCTCCCGCTGGCCGCGGCGGCGGCGGGCACCGAGATCTGCGTCAAGCACTCCTCCGGAGACATCGCCCTGCTCGTGGTCCAGGTGAAGTCGACCGCGGTGCCGAAGCTCGCCTTCACAACCATGGACATGACGGTCTGGCGGGCAGCCTAG
- a CDS encoding LysR family transcriptional regulator: MTAADLSPQELRTLVAVAREGGFSAAAVTLGMTQSAVSHAVRGIERKVGVVLFARGRQGARPTAAGERAVAHARRVLRMLDTLVAEARGAGAGPDGGDTVAGPLRIAAFRSAALHLLPPALERLAARHPGIEPTVRVVREVGPGTAGEVAEGRADVGIATLGTSSPVPPELIGDVLLEEPYALVHPAGHPDPRSLPLVDWTENCSSYTRTWWAAQDWIPCATVRAEDDGAVLSMVSSGLGMAIMPALSLTSAPLTTEITDLGPDRPTRSIGYVTTPELATTVAVRALIRELRALHPRVK; this comes from the coding sequence ATGACCGCGGCCGACCTCTCCCCGCAGGAGCTGCGGACCCTGGTGGCCGTCGCCCGCGAGGGCGGCTTCTCCGCGGCGGCCGTCACGCTCGGCATGACACAGTCCGCGGTCTCGCACGCGGTGCGCGGCATCGAACGCAAGGTGGGCGTCGTGCTGTTCGCACGCGGGCGGCAAGGGGCGCGCCCCACGGCAGCGGGGGAGCGGGCGGTGGCGCACGCACGGCGGGTGCTGCGGATGCTGGACACACTCGTCGCGGAGGCGCGTGGTGCGGGCGCGGGCCCGGACGGCGGCGACACCGTCGCCGGCCCGCTGCGCATCGCCGCCTTCCGCAGCGCGGCGCTGCATCTGCTGCCGCCCGCGCTGGAACGACTGGCGGCCCGGCACCCCGGGATCGAGCCGACCGTGCGCGTCGTACGGGAGGTCGGGCCCGGCACGGCGGGGGAGGTGGCCGAGGGCCGGGCGGACGTAGGGATCGCCACCCTCGGCACGAGCTCGCCGGTGCCGCCGGAACTGATCGGCGACGTACTCCTGGAGGAGCCGTACGCCCTGGTGCACCCGGCCGGCCACCCGGACCCGCGCTCCCTCCCCCTGGTCGACTGGACCGAGAACTGCTCGTCCTACACCCGGACTTGGTGGGCGGCGCAGGACTGGATCCCCTGCGCCACGGTCCGCGCCGAGGACGACGGAGCGGTGCTCTCGATGGTGAGCAGTGGTCTCGGAATGGCCATCATGCCCGCGCTGTCCCTCACGAGCGCACCGCTCACCACCGAGATCACCGATCTCGGTCCGGACCGCCCGACCCGCTCCATCGGCTACGTGACCACGCCGGAACTCGCCACGACGGTCGCGGTGCGGGCGCTGATCAGGGAGTTGCGGGCGCTGCATCCGCGGGTGAAGTGA